Within Microbacterium oryzae, the genomic segment GCGAGACCTCGGGGTGTGGCCGAGGTCTCGCGCACGGGGTGAGGTCTCGCGAAGCACGACGTAGGCCCCGGGCTCTCCAGCCCGGGGCCTTCGTCGTGCCCGGGGGTGCCGGGCGCGGCGCGGGGGGCACGGCGCGGGGCGTGCCCGGGGCGGGGGCACGAGCGCCGGGCGGAGGCACGAGGGCCGGGCGGGGGCGGGGGTTCGGTTTCCTCCGCCCTCTCGCAGCCGGAACCCCACGGAGCGGCGTGCTCCGGCCATCCGGACTAGCGCTCGGAGCGCTAGCCCTAGCGCTCGGCGTCGAGACTAGCGCTCCCCGCACTAGCCTCGACGACGAGCACTAGCCTCACGCGGAACGAGCGCTCCGAACGCTAGCCTCACCGCGCTCCACCACCTACGGCAGGGGTGTCCGTCCGCTGCCGCGAGACCGGAGCGAACGGGAGCGGCGTGCTCCGGCCATCCGGACCAGCGCTCGGAGCACTAGCCCTAGCGTTCCGAGCACTAGCCCTAGCGCCGGTCGGCGAGACTAGCGCTCCCGGCACTAGCGTCGACGACGAACGCTAGCCCCGCGCCGCCCCCGCACCGCGAGACCTCATCCCCGCCGCGACACCGCGTCCGACGACGGAGGTCTCGCACCCGGCGCGAGGTCTCGCGGGATGCGGCGGGCGCACTCGACGGGCCCGCACCCCGCGGCCGGGGCCCGGCCCGCCCTACTCCCCCACGAGCGCGGGCTGCACGGCCGGCGCCGCGGACGCGCGACGCTCCGCGCGGTGCGCCCGCAGCGACCATCCGACCGCGGCGATCCACACCAGGGCGATCGCGACGAGCGACCAGCCGACGACCACGGCGTCGACATCCGTCGCGCGCAGCAGCGTCCGCGTGTTGGTGAGCACGATGAGGCCGCCCACCAGCGAGCCGAGGATGCGGGCGGGGAGCTTCCGCACGAGCCAGGCCGCGAGCGGCGCCGCCGCCACCCCGCCGATCAGCAGCGTCAGCACCCAGCCGAGGTCGAAGCCGCCCGTGCCGAGCCCCACGAGGAACCCGGCCGACGCCGCGATCGCGACGAGGAACTCGCTCGTGTCGATCGTCCCGATGACCTTCCGTGGCTCCAGGCGCCCGCTCGAGAGGAGCGCCGGCGTGCCGACCGGGCCCCATCCGCCGCCGCCCGACGCATCGAGGAAGCCGCCGACCAGGCCCAGCGGCGCGAGGAACGCCAGCGGCAGCGGCTTGTCCCCGCGCCGACGCGGCAGTCCGCGCACCGTGAACCGCACGAGGATGTACGACCCCAGCGCGAGGAGGATCCCCGACGTGATCGGCGCCGCCGCCTCCGTCGACAGCCCCGACAGGAACGTCGCGCCGGCGAACGCCCCGACTGCCCCGGGCACCCCGATCTTCAGCACCGTGCGCCAGTCGACATTGCCGAATCGCCAGTGCGCGATGCCCGACGCGAGCGTGGTCCCGATCTCCGCGAGATGCACGGACGCGCTGGCCGCCGCGGGCGCGGCGCCCACCGTCAGCAGCAGCGTCGTCGACGTCACGCCGTACGCCATCCCCAGCGCCCCGTCGACGAGCTGCGCTGCGAAGCCGATCAGGGCGAGGAGGACGAGTGTCTGCATGCCGACGACGCTAGGGGCGGATGGCCCCGCCGCGGTAAGACGTTACGTCCTGTCCGTCATCGCGCGACACGCGACGAAACACCTTGTCACGCGAGGAAACACTCGCCGCGTGCAACCGCCCCGAAACCGCCCCGCGGACGCCCGAAGCCGACCGCGAAGCCCGCGCGGCCCCCGCTACCGCAGCGCGCCGACCGAGGCCAGCGCCATCCGGATGAGGGAGCCACGGCCGCCCTCCATCTCGGCGGCGAGCGTGTCGGATGCGGCCTCCTCGGGCGGCATCCACGTCACCTCGAGCGCGTCCTGACGCGGCTCGCACGTGCCGGTCACCGGCACGACGAACGCGAGTGACACCGCGTGCTGCCGGTCGTCGTGGAACGCCGTCACACCCGGGATCGGGAAGTACTCCGCGACCGTGAACGGCGTGGGCTGCGGCGGCAGCAGCGGGAACGCCATCGGCCCGAGGTCGTTCTCGAGGTGGCGGAAGAGCGCATCTCGCACGGTCTCGCCGTACCGCACCCGGCCGGAGACGATCGTGCGCTTGAGGTCGCCCATGCTCGTCGAGCGCAGCAGGATGCCGACGTCGGTCACCTGACCCACGCCATCCGTGCGCACCGGAACCGCCTCGACGTACAGCATCGGCAGCCGGCGGCGGACGGACTCGAGCTCGAACTCGCTGAGCCATCCGGGGTTCGACGACCCGCCGGGCACCGCTCCGATGCCGCTGGCACCCAGGTCGGATGGCAGCCGCGGCTCGTCGGGGAGCTCTTCGGGATCGGGGTCAGGCGTGCGGACCGGCATGCGTCCTTTCTACCCCCTCCCCCGCGGAATCCCCGCACGGCGGGGCTGGCCGAGGCGGATGTCCGTGGTGTGCGCCACGATGGAGGCATGGAAGCGACGCCTCCCCTGGACGATGCCGCCGTGCGCTGGACCGGCCCCCGCGACGGGCGCCCGGTCGTCGTGCTGCTGCACGGATACGGCTCCGACGAGCGCGACCTCTTCGCCCTCGCGCGGCAGCTGCCCGACGCCTTCCTCTACGCCGCGGTGCGCGCGCCGCTCGGCATGCCATGGCCGCAGCCGGGGTACGCCTGGTATCCCATCGAGGGGCTCGAGAGCCGCGATGCCGCGAGAACGACGGATGGCGCGCGCCGGTTCCTGGAGTGGCTCGCGCAGGCGGTCGGCGAGGACCAGACCGTGGGCCTCATCGGATTCTCGCAGGGCGGGGCCGTCGCGCTGCAGGCCATGCGGCTCGAACCCGAGCGGTTCGCGTTCTGCGCCAACCTCTCCGGGTACGCGACGCCGGGCGAGCTCGAGGGCGACGCGTCGCTCGCCGAGCGGCGCCCGTCCGTGTTCTGGGGGCGCGGCACGGTCGACACCGTGATCCCCGAGGCGCTCGTCGTGCACACGACCGACTGGCTGCCCCGCCATGCCGACCTCGTGGGGCGGATCTACCCGGGGCTCGGGCACGCCGTGTCGCCCGGCGAGCTCGACGACCTGTCGATGTTCCTGACGAAGCAGGCGGAGGAGAAGAGCGCGCCAGGTGCTCTCCAGGACGCGCCTCGATCGGCGCCCCGGATCGGTAGCGTGGAGTCATGAGGATTCGCGGAGTGCTGGCACAGCTGAACGACGTGAACAGCGTCGCGAACGGACTCGTGTCGACGGCGGCGACCGCAGGACTCACGCTCATCGACCCGCGAAAGCTCACGGCGGGGCGGCGTGCCGCCTACCGGGGTGCGATCGCCGCTCTGACGGCATGGGTCGCCTGGACCGCGCTTCGTGAGGACGATGTCGCTGTCTCGCCCGGCGCACGCGTGGGGATCACCACCGGTGCGGCGGGCGCCGTGCTCGGGTTCGCAGAACTCGGCGAGGCGCTGGACGCCCGCATGCACGACGGCCTCGTCCGGGCGGGGGCGGCTCGCCCTCGTCTCTGGCTCGCTGCCGCCGCCGCCGTGCTGTCGCTCGTGTCGTGGTGGGGCGGCCGCACCGCGGGGCGGCGGCAGGCAGGCACTCGCGACGAGGCCTGACAGCCACCCCTTCCCGGATCCGGGAATCGGCCATCCGGCCGTGCCGGCCATCCCCCTTCCCCGGCCACGGCCATCCGGGTACAGTGGTCGACGTCCTGTTCCCGAGGTCTGGAGAAGCCGTTGAAGCTGATCGACGCTCACGCGCTCACGCGCTGAACCGTCGACGCTCGCCGCTTCCCCTCGGAGCAGTCCGGCCGGTCTGATCGCAGACCCGCCACGAGCCGCCCGCCGTAACCGGCGAGCGTCCGGTGTCAGTGCATCCCCACTCGCACACCGGAGGCACCATGCCCGCGCTCACTTTCGATCACCTCTCCTTCACCTGGCCGGATGGCTCCGCCGCGCTGTCCGGCGTCAGCGGCACGTTCGGCGCCGGTCGCACCGGGCTCGTCGGCCGCAACGGATCGGGCAAGTCCACGCTGATGCGCCTGGCGGCCGGCGAACTCGCGCCGACCGCCGGGCACATCGCGCGCGACGGCGATGTCGCGTACCTGCCGCAGCGGCTCACGCTGGACGTCGACCGTCCCGTCGCCGATCTGCTCGGCGTCGGCCGCGCGCTCACGGCGCTGCGGGCCATCGAATCCGGCGACGTCGACCCCGCGCACTTCGACGCCGTCGGCGACGGCTGGGACGTCGAGGCCCGGGCGCACGTCGCCCTCGCCGAGGCCGGCCTTCCGCCCGACGCGCTCGACCGCACCGTCGGCACGCTCTCCGGCGGCGAGGCGGTGCTCGTGGCGGTCGCGGGCATCCGGCTGCGCGCGGCGGCGATCACCCTGCTCGACGAGCCGACGAACAACCTCGACCGCGACGCCCGGCTGAGCCTGCACGAGATGGTGCGGGCGTGGCGCGGTGCGCTCGTCGTCGTCTCGCACGACCTCGCGCTGCTGGAGCTCATGGACGACACCGCCGAGCTCTACGGCAGCGAGCTCACGGTGTTCGGCGGGCCGTACTCGCAGTGGCGGGCATGGCTCGACGGCGAGCAGGAGGCCGCCGCGCAGGCCGAGCGCGACGCGGACAGGGCGCTGAAGAAGGAGAAGCGCCAGCGCGTGGAGGCCGAGGTGAAGCTCGCTCGGCGCGCCCGCACGGCACGCAAGGCCGAGGCCGAGAAACGCGTGCCGAAGATCGTCGCGCACGGCCGGCGGATGGCCGCGGAGGTGTCCGCGGGCCGCCTCAGCACCGAGATGCGCGAGAAGGAGGCTGCGGCCCGTGAGGCTCGGGAGACTGCCGGGAGCCGCCTCCGCGACGACGACGCGGTGCGGATTGATCTGCCGGACCCGGGCGTCTCGTCCGGGCGGCGGATCGCGACGCTCCGCAGCGGCGAGCGCGCGTGGGTGATCCAGGGCGCGGAGCGCGTGGCCCTCACCGGCCCGAACGGAGCCGGCAAGTCGACGCTGCTGCGCGCGCTGCTCGGGATGGGGGACGGACGCGGGCATGGGCCGGGGGACGTGCCCGGGCAGGAGCCCGCCGCGGAGCTGCACGTCGAGCACGTCGGCTACCTGCCGCAGCGGGTGGACGGACTCGACGAGGACGCCACCGTGCTCGAGGTCGTGCGGGCCGCCGCGCCGCACACGCCGGATCGCGAGCTCCGCAACCGGCTCGCGCGGTTCCTGCTGCGCGGCGCGACGGTCGACCGACCGGTGCGCACGCTCTCCGGAGGTGAGCGCTTCCGCGTCGCCCTGGCCCGCCTGCTGCTCGCCGACCCGCCGCCGCAGCTGCTCATCCTCGACGAGCCGACGAACAACCTCGACATCGACACCGCCGAGCAGCTGCTCGAGGCACTGCGGGCCTACCGCGGTGCCGTGCTCGTCGTGAGTCACGACGAGGCGTTCCTCGCTCGGCTCGCGCCGGACCTCGAGCTCGAGCTGCGCGACGGCGCCCTGTCGGAGCGCGTGCCCGCGCACTGAGCTGGGCACCCGCCCTGCCCGGCTGTGCGTCCGTGCGCTCGGGAGGAGATGTGCCCTCGGGAGGGAGGAATCTCCGTGCCTCTCCTCCCGAATGCACATCTCCTCCCCCCTGTCGGCCGATGCCGGCCGAACCCAGCCGCGAACCCGCCCGCAGCCGAGCCGGGTGTCGGCGGTGCGGATGGCGCGCCCCCTCCCCGAGGGGGCGGCCGTCACCGAGTGCTCACCACCAGAACCCGCCGTCGGTGATCGTCACCTCGTCGCCGTCGATCGTGATTCCTCCCGAGAACGAGATGTTCTGCTCGTCCGTCACCTCCTCGTCATCCGAGAAGAAGCCGGTGTCGACATAGGTCGCCTCGGCGGTGCCGCCGTCGGCTTGGAAGTACTGCCCATCGTCGGCGATCTCCACTTTCGGGTACGCCGTGACCTTCCATGCGACCGAGGTGTCGTCGGGGTAGACGTACACGCCGAACGGGCAGTCCTCGGGCTGTCCGACCGTCTGCTCCGCGCAGCCGTCGATGAGCGTCTTCACCTGCTCCTCGACCTCCGCCTGGAGCGCATCGGTGGGGCGGTACTCGAGCTGCGCCATCCCGCTGTCGACCGACGGTGAAGTGGACGCCACGAGGCGCGCAGGGTCAGCCTCGAAGAACTCCGACTCCGCTCCCTCGACCTCGTACACCGCCGGATAGAGGTGCACGTACGCCTGCCCGCCCTGCTCGAACGGCAGCTCGGTCTCTCCGATGCGGGCGCCACGGTTATCCGGGGCGAACACCGCAGCCTCGGCGACCAGCGGCGTGGCGACGCGCCACCGCTCGAGGAACAGCCACTCGTTGTCGAGGCGCTCGACCTCGAGCGACGCGGTCTGCGTGACCCCATCGAGACGGTACTCGACGTTCACGAGCCGGGTGTCGCCATCCCCCGTGCCCTCGGAGACGCGCACGTCTTCGATTCGCTCCGTCGCCGCGCCCAGCACGTCGTCCGTGAGGAGTCCGCGCTCGGCGTTCGCGACGTTCGGGTCGACGAGCTCGCTCGCGGCCTCGGCACGACCATCCGCGATGAGCGCGACATACTCCTCCGCCGCGGCCACCGGGCCTCGCGCCCCGTTCAGCGCCGACAGCACGATCGCGCCGCCGATCCCGAGGATCGCCAGGACTCCCACTCCGGCGCCCGTCCACAGGAGGGTGCGCTTGGCGCGCGGGCTGAGCGGGCGAGCCGGAGCCGCAGCGTACGCCGCGGTGTCGCCGTCGACCGGTGCGGCCCTTCCCGGTCCGGTCGCGCCAGGTCCGCCCCAGCCGGGAGCACCCGCGACCGACCCACCCGCCGGCACCGAGCCATCCGCCGCCAACGGCGCCGCCGGACGCGGTCCCGCGACCCACTCCGTCGCAGCGTCGCGCCCCGCGAGGCGCTCCAGCGCCCTCGGCGAGACGCCGTACACGAGGGCGGGCAGGGTCTGCGCGCCCAGCTCGATCACGGCGGCCCAGAGCAGCAGCACGAGCGGCGACCACAGCGCCATCGAGATGCTCGCGTGGACGTCGCCGGAGAACAGCACGACGTTGCCGGACGCCGCCGTGGACGCGCCGAAGAGGAGCAGCGCGAACAGAATCCATCCCACCAGCACCGCGAGCGGCAGCCGCCAGGCGCGGGTCAGGTCGAGGCCCGTGCGTCGGGGTCGACGCGTTCCGATCCAGACCGCCGCGAACGCCGCCGTCAGGAGCGCGACGAGAACGGCCAGCCACAGCCACCACTGTCCGGCCGAGAAGACGGTGGTCAGCTCGTCGACGCCGCTGAAGCCGGTCGTGCCGGCGCTCACCTGCACGCCCCCGAACTGCGCGAGCACGACGACCAGGGCGACGATGTTGAGCGAGAGCAGGATGAGCAGAGGGCTGGCCGAGGCCGCGTCCTCGCGGATGAGCGCGACGGTGCCGCCCACGATCACGAGCGGTGCGAAGACCGCCGTGAAGATCGCGGCGAGCGCGAGCAGCTCCCGGATGAAGGACGGGAGGGCGCGGCGGCTCCGGCGGAACCCGATGCGCAGACCCTCGCCCGGGGCGGTGCGCCGCGCGATCTCACGGCCGGCGAGACTCGCCGCCGCGATGAGCAGCGTGCCGACCGCCGCGAGCCGGAAGCCCGCACTCGTCACGGCGAAACCGCCGGTCTCCTCCTCCGTGCGCGGAGCGAGCAGGACGATGAGCAGGAGCAGCACGAGCGACGCGACGAGGCCCGCTGCGACGCTCGCGATGAGTCGATGCCACACCGACGCCTGCGGCGCGCGCCGCTCGCTGCGCCACGACCACCACGCGGTCAGCGCGAGGACGATCGCAACCGGCAGCAGCGGAAGGAGCCACAGCGCGCCGCTGCCCGCGATGGAGAAGAATCCCGACGACCCGCTCGCGGCAACGGAGACCTCCCCGCCCAGCACCATCCCCGCGAAGACGAGCACGATGCCGAGGAGGGCGCCGACGTCTGCGCCTTCGGACGGGAGGCCCGAGCCGGCACCGTACTCCGAGCCCAGCGACTCCATCGCCTGCGCGAGCGGCGCTGCCGCCGCGAGCGCGAGGATCAGGCCCATGACGACGGTCGCCGCGAGCGCGACGCCGGCGGTCGTAAGCGCGCCGAGGATGAGCGCGCGCGGCAGCTGCACCGGGCGCGGGGCAGGCGGCATGGGCGCGCCCGCTGCGAACGCGGGTGCGTCGGGCAGCGGCATGGTCGCACCGGGCAGCGGCACCGTGGCGCCGGGCGCGGCTCCCTGGCCGGGCGGCGGCGGCACCGTGTACTCCCTCGCAGCATCAGGGGTTGGGGCGGGCGGACGCTGTCCGGCGGTGTCGCCGCGCGTTCCGTCGTCTTCGGTGGTCATGCTGGCCTCTTCTCGTGCATGGGTGCTCTTCACTCATAGCCGTCACCACCGACAGCCGCAATTCCGGTTGCACCGGTTATTCGGGAGGAGATGTGCCCTCAGGAGGGAGGAATCTCCGACCCTCTCCTCCCGAATGCACATCTCCTCCCCCCTGCCGGCCGGCCGACACCACCCTCGAACCCAGCCGCGAACCCGCCCACAGCCGAGCCGGATGTCGGTGGTGCGGGAGAGGATGGTCACGTGGATGTCCTGGACCGATTCGGAGAGGCGACGCGGGAGTGGTTCCGCGGCGCGTTCGCCGCACCCACCGACGCGCAGCGCGGCGCGTGGGACGCGATCTCGAAGGGGCGGCACGCGCTCGTCGTGGCGCCCACCGGATCCGGCAAGACCCTGTCGGCGTTCCTCTGGGCCATCGACCAGGTGTTCCGCGAGAAGGCGCAGGAGGAGGGCGAGCGCACGCGCATCCTCTACATCTCGCCGCTCAAGGCTCTCGGCGTCGACGTCGAGCGCAACCTCCGCTCGCCCCTCGTCGGCATCAACCAGGCCGCGCGCCGCCTCGGCGTCGCCGCACCGGATGTCAGCGTCGGGGTCCGCTCGGGCGACACCCCCTCGTCCGACCGGCAGCGCCTCGTCCGCCATCCGCCGGACGTGCTCATCACGACGCCCGAGTCGCTCTACCTCATGCTCACGAGCCAGGCCCGCGAGACGCTGCGCGGCGTGCGCACCGTCATCGTCGACGAGGTGCACGCGGTGGCCGCCACCAAACGCGGCGCGCACCTCGCCGTCAGTCTCGAGCGTCTCGACGACCTCCTCGACGAGCCCGCGCAGCGCATCGGGCTCTCCGCGACCGTCCGCCCCATCGACGAGGTCGCGCGTTTCCTCGGCGGCTCCGCGCCCGTCGAGATCGTGGCGCCCAAGGCCTCGAAGACGTTCGAGCTCACCGTCACGGTGCCGATCGACGACATGCAGAACCCGCCTCCCGTCGGCCCCGCGGCTCCCCCGCCGCCCGGAGACGACGAGGATGGCGAGGGCTGGTTCCTTCCCGAGACGACCGAGATCACGGGATCGATCTGGCCGCACGTCGAAGAGGCCATCGTCGACCGCGTCCTCGAGCGCCGCTCCACGATCGTCTTCGCGAACTCGCGTCGCCTCGCCGAGCGCCTCACCGGCCGCCTCAACGAGATCTACGCCGAGCGACTGGGGATGGCCCCTCCTGAGCCGTCCATCCCCGCCGCGATGATGGCGCAGGCCGGGCAGACGTCGGGCACGGAGCCCGTGCTCGCCAAGGCGCACCACGGCTCGGTCTCGAAGGACCAGCGCGCCATCGTCGAGGAGGAGCTGAAGTCCGGCGTCCTCCGCTGCGTGGTCGCGACGAGCAGCCTCGAGCTCGGCATCGACATGGGCGCGGTCGACCTGGTCATCCAGGTCGAGGCGCCGCCGAGCGCCGCCAGCGGCCTGCAGCGCGTAGGCCGCGCGGGGCACCAGGTCGGCGAGATCAGCCGCGCCGCGCTCTTCCCCAAGCACCGCGGCGACGTGCTGCACACCGCCATCGTCACCGAGCGGATGCTGCACGGCCAGATCGAGGCAATCGCCGTGCCGCAGAACCCGCTCGACATCCTCGCCCAGCAGACGGTCGCGGCGTCCGCACTCGGCGAGATCGAGGTCGAGCGCTGGTACGAGACGGTGCGCCGCAGCGCGCCCTTCCGCACCCTCCCCCGCAGCGCGTTCGAGGCCACACTCGACCTGCTCGCCGGCCGCTACCCCTCGGACGAGTTCGCCGAGCTCCGCCCGCGCCTCGTGTGGGACCGCGACGCCGGCACCCTCACCGGCCGCCCCGGCTCGCAGCGCCTCGCCGTGACGAGCGGAGGGACCATCCCCGACC encodes:
- a CDS encoding sulfite exporter TauE/SafE family protein yields the protein MQTLVLLALIGFAAQLVDGALGMAYGVTSTTLLLTVGAAPAAASASVHLAEIGTTLASGIAHWRFGNVDWRTVLKIGVPGAVGAFAGATFLSGLSTEAAAPITSGILLALGSYILVRFTVRGLPRRRGDKPLPLAFLAPLGLVGGFLDASGGGGWGPVGTPALLSSGRLEPRKVIGTIDTSEFLVAIAASAGFLVGLGTGGFDLGWVLTLLIGGVAAAPLAAWLVRKLPARILGSLVGGLIVLTNTRTLLRATDVDAVVVGWSLVAIALVWIAAVGWSLRAHRAERRASAAPAVQPALVGE
- a CDS encoding NUDIX hydrolase family protein, giving the protein MPVRTPDPDPEELPDEPRLPSDLGASGIGAVPGGSSNPGWLSEFELESVRRRLPMLYVEAVPVRTDGVGQVTDVGILLRSTSMGDLKRTIVSGRVRYGETVRDALFRHLENDLGPMAFPLLPPQPTPFTVAEYFPIPGVTAFHDDRQHAVSLAFVVPVTGTCEPRQDALEVTWMPPEEAASDTLAAEMEGGRGSLIRMALASVGALR
- a CDS encoding alpha/beta hydrolase, with translation MEATPPLDDAAVRWTGPRDGRPVVVLLHGYGSDERDLFALARQLPDAFLYAAVRAPLGMPWPQPGYAWYPIEGLESRDAARTTDGARRFLEWLAQAVGEDQTVGLIGFSQGGAVALQAMRLEPERFAFCANLSGYATPGELEGDASLAERRPSVFWGRGTVDTVIPEALVVHTTDWLPRHADLVGRIYPGLGHAVSPGELDDLSMFLTKQAEEKSAPGALQDAPRSAPRIGSVES
- a CDS encoding ABC-F family ATP-binding cassette domain-containing protein gives rise to the protein MPALTFDHLSFTWPDGSAALSGVSGTFGAGRTGLVGRNGSGKSTLMRLAAGELAPTAGHIARDGDVAYLPQRLTLDVDRPVADLLGVGRALTALRAIESGDVDPAHFDAVGDGWDVEARAHVALAEAGLPPDALDRTVGTLSGGEAVLVAVAGIRLRAAAITLLDEPTNNLDRDARLSLHEMVRAWRGALVVVSHDLALLELMDDTAELYGSELTVFGGPYSQWRAWLDGEQEAAAQAERDADRALKKEKRQRVEAEVKLARRARTARKAEAEKRVPKIVAHGRRMAAEVSAGRLSTEMREKEAAAREARETAGSRLRDDDAVRIDLPDPGVSSGRRIATLRSGERAWVIQGAERVALTGPNGAGKSTLLRALLGMGDGRGHGPGDVPGQEPAAELHVEHVGYLPQRVDGLDEDATVLEVVRAAAPHTPDRELRNRLARFLLRGATVDRPVRTLSGGERFRVALARLLLADPPPQLLILDEPTNNLDIDTAEQLLEALRAYRGAVLVVSHDEAFLARLAPDLELELRDGALSERVPAH